A stretch of DNA from Triticum dicoccoides isolate Atlit2015 ecotype Zavitan chromosome 2A, WEW_v2.0, whole genome shotgun sequence:
GGCTCGCCGCCGTCAAGACGGAGCCGGGTCTCCCCGTCGTGAAGACGGAGCCCGGGCTCGCCAGCGAcgtcaaggaggaggagctcgaCGACCTGGTGGCCCTCAAATGGGGGCGCGATGACTGGGCGCAGCTGGAGCTGGAGCGCCAGCGCCTCGCGTATGAGCACTTCGAAGTTCGGCGCCGTGGCCAGGACGAAggaggcgtcgtcgtcctcgaTGACAGCGATGATGACACGCCGCCGCCATCGGTCTGCCATGGAGACgccggcaggggtccagcaggggcggccgCGCCATCAAGAAAGAGaaggccgccgccaccgacgacgaGGACGGTGGCGACGTCGGCGACTTCGCCGCGCTGAGCGACTTCTTCGCCCCGTAGTTGTGTTTTTTTAATAACTTATGTAATAAACGCTGAACTTGTCAAATATTATGTGAAGTTGGCTGAATTTAGCCGAACGTTTTGTCCAATTTGCCGAACTTTGCCGAtttcatttttttcaaaaagaaaaaaccaTGTTTGGGGCGACTCTGGGGCGAGCGGCTGGGAACCTGCTTACCCCCGCGCCGATTTTAGCGCCGGCTCGCCCCAGGGTGCGCGTAAATTCACCGCCTGGGGGCCAACGGCCGGAGATGCTCTTAAATGTCGTTTTTCGTTGTTATTGGACTGTGGGGGTCTACTACCAAGCCATATCAGTTGTGTGTCAGCGTGTCATTCCTTGGGACGGTAAAGGTGAATTTAACAAAAAAATTAAGCCTTCAAAGTGAATTTCTCCAGGTCAATAATTAAATATAAAGTTTTTACGTACCCGCTTTCTAGTTTCTAGGACATCATCAGTTACGTATGGAGGTATATTTTGGTACTTACAAAGTTGGTATACATTTGCAGAAGGACCAAAACACAAGATAAGTACAGTTATAGTAGTAACAATTGCAGTGCTTACGAGTGCCGCACCAGTCGCTGTCGTCATAGCATGGTATTACATTTGGAGGAGGgggaggatgacgacgaggagacAGAGACAAGAAGCAAAAATATTAGAACCAAGTAAATTCTCTTAACCATTTTGAATTATTAAATTTTAGTACCACAAGTATGTAATAAATCACTTTAGTGGATGGATTTTTAATAACCAAGTTCTGCTGAAAAGATTAAGTACCAATATGTGTACCTATAAGAAAAGGGAGATCCCTAGAAATTTTCAGCTAGACCCTACGTATTCCCTAATAACTTTTAATGTTGCTCTCATTGTTTACTTTGTCTCTTCCAACAGAATCAACAAGCCTGGATGACGCTCGCAATATGGAGTCTCTCCTCCTTGATCTATCAACACTAAAAGTTGCTACAGATGATTTTGCTGAACATAAAATGCTTGGCGAGGGAGGTTTCGGTGTAGTTTACAAGGCATAGGTCCCACTGTACGATTTTTTTAATGGATTGATATCTGTTCGTTAGAGCGTGTTCAGATGTGTGGTGTTTCATTTAAAGGTGTTAGTATTTTGTTAGTTCTAATGCCAAAAGCATTCAAGAAAATTACATAAGCCAAAAAAGCCCTTGAAATTTCCTTATTAACCATTGTGCAGGGAGACCTACCTGAAGGCCAAGAAATAGCGGTAAAGAGGCTCTCACAGACTTCCCGACAAGGAATAGAAGAGCTGAAAACCGAGCTGCTTTTGGTTGCCAAGCTGCACCACAAGAATCTTGTCAGGCTAATTGGTGTTTGCTTGGAGGAACATGAGAAAATACTTGTGTATGAGTACATGCCAAATAGAAGTCTTGATACAATTTTGTTTGCTAAAATTTTCTCACTGTGTTTTGTTTTCACAAAGGAAAACATCCGCTACAAGGATAGTGCCAAGTTCTACCAAAGAAAAATTACAACTTTATAATAATTGATATTTCTTCTTTGAGTAACAGATGCTGAGGAATCCAAGAAGCTAGATTGGGGGAAGAGATCCAGGATTATAAATGGAATAATTCGGGGCTTACAATATCTTCACGAAGATTCACAACTGAAGATAGTTCACCGGGACCTCAAAGCAAGCAATATCCTTTTAGACTCtgattataatcctaagatctctgACTTCGGCTTAGCAAAGATATTTGGAGGGGATCGATCACAAACTGTTACACATCGCATTCTGGAACATAGTACGTATGGTCTGCAGTAGCATATTAATATGTCAATCATACTTAATTTTTTTTAAACACTGTCAATCATGTTTGGTTTGATGCTAAATTTTGTTGTGCCAATGTTTGGCATTGGCTTAAATATTGGCTACTAATTGGTTAGCTACCAAATTGTCTAGCCAAACTCACATTAAGTTCGCACAAAAAAACTCACATTAAATTTCATTTTTTTGGCAAGTCTTGGTATTGCCAAAATGAGCAATAACCCAATACGTACATTGGCTAGCCAAATTCGGGTAGCAAACCAAGCATGTCCTAAAAGTTCATCACACTGAAAAGCTACCCTCTTGTTTCAGTGGGTACATGTCGCCCGAATATGCAATGCGTGGTCAGTATTCCATCAAGTCAGATGTATTCAGCCTAGGTGTTCTAATTTTGGAGATCATCACCGGAAGAAGAAGCCATGGACCCTACGACTCGGAGCATGATACTGATCTCATAAACATTGTAAGTAATAGCATGTTCCTGACAGCTAAGCTAGCTCTCACTATTATAGTAGTTTCTCAGAAGAGTTAACTTGGATCTCTTGTAGAATTCTGAATGATTGAGTCCCAATTTGATGCAGGCATGGGAACACTGGACCAAGGAAAGAGCGGCGGAGTTGATAGATCCAACCTTGAGGAATCATTGTCCCACTGACCAGTTGCTGAAATACATTCACATAGGCCTATTGTGTGTCCAGCAAAAACCCGCAGACAGGCCGTTGATGTCAGCGGTGAATGTCATGCTTAGCAGTAGCACTGTGAGTCTTCCTTCTCTGTCCAGGCCAGGTTTCGGCGCCCAGGAGATTGGGGCTAGCTCCATATCGGAAGAAAATCCTGCGAAAGCGTCGTCAAATAAGATGTCCATCACAGAACTTGAGCCCAGATGAGATGGTCTTGATTCAGACCTGACGGCATTGGTGCTACTCCTTGTTGCTGTTCGTGATAATGGGCTTGGACTTAATCATGCCATTTGTTTGGGGAGGTAGTGTAGTGCAAAGCTAATGCATGGATGCATCCTCCCAGATAAACATCTCATAGAAGCTTAGAAGATTACATCCACATGGCAGGATGCATGCCCTATAATCTTTTCAAGCAATGTATGGAAACATCAGGTCGGGATATAAGAATATAACCAGCTGGATTGTTTTTATATATATAGAAGTTGCCTACGCTATGTCGGGACTGGAGTGACTATCAGATCCGGCCTGCCTTTTTATTTTTGCAGGGAGATCCGGTCTGCTTTACCAACCCTTGCTTGGATTCCAATGCTGGATATATATACTATATTCTCAAAATCGGCACGTTAATCCCTGTAAACAGGTTCCATATGAAGTCAAAAGGCAAAGCAATAAACTGTGGCATGACAACATTTCTGTAACAAGTATCGTAACATAAACAGATGAACATGCAATTCAATTAATTATAATTGCATACTCTAGTCTGGATGCGTACAGATGATCCGATTATTGAGAATACATGGTAATGCTTGGCTTACTTTTAGCTATATTGGTCAAATAAACTTACCAGTCGAAGCTCCTGTTTAGTCGATAGCAAGTGTTTTTCAGTCCTTGCACAATCGCCACCATTAGTATCATCGTCAACATTGATTGGCCATGGCAAACTCCCATTGTTCACTGGTTGTGTGGCTTGGTGTGTTCTTAAAGAAACTAAGCAAACCAATACTAGATGATCAAAAAATTGACTTTGTACTACATAATGATTTTAAGCAAATGGCATACAATCTTCCTCTCCAAAAACTATTTGCGTTCCTTTGCTCTACATGCTCCAGAAAATCagaatatttttttttgaaaagggggttcaccccagcctctgcatcaaaaCAATGCATACAGCCAATATTATTAAAAAGCTAAATGTTCAACATAAGTCTTGAAGTCTCGAACAAGGAAGAAAAAAAGGCTCACGAAGAGCTAAACAATACTCCCTCGATTCCATAatatagtgcctatagattttttgaaaagtcaaacctcataaactttgaccaagtttatggagaaaaacatttacatctagagtgCGTAACatatatcactagattcatcataagatgtagtttcacattatatatttttggaattgtagatataagtatttttctctacaaacttggtcaaagtttgtaaagtgtgacttctcaaaaaatctataggcactatattatggaacagagggagtagtagaaaAGGCACAGCCGGCTGGCATAAAAAGGTAGGAACactaaatgcctatcctattacatgaccgtcatccaaactGGTTGAAAATATTCTgtactaccatctcccatcgggtagacccagtaaccaaacgctccctagcCTCCGTCGAAGTGAGtatcgaccacatacggatcaacgcagtggctctgaagataacctgcgaaaaaatgaatatttgatgttctgttaaagaccaaatcatttctgcagttccagactgcccataataaagcacatactcctacacgaatttgTCTCGCTACATCGGAATCTATCTCATCAagtcacgtcccaaataacgtgttgatagaATTCATAGGAGTAATGTTAAAAGCTATGTGAACCGGCCGCCAAATTATTTTTACCAGAggacaatcaagaaagaggtgtttgattgattcATGTTGGTCGCAGAAGCTACATCTTGTAGCTCCTGTCCAATTGCGTTTTGCCaaattatccttagttaaaataacttgtttatgcacaaaccacataaacactttgattttaaAGGTACtttaactttccaaacatgtttcgatCTAGGAATCACGCTAGAGTTAATAacatccaaatacatggatttaaccgagaACTCTCCATTCTTAGTTAGTTTCCAACATAACTGATCGGGCTGTTGAGACAGCTGAAtatccatcaatcttctcacaagattGAGCCAAGCTTTCCAACGGTTTCCCACTAGCCTCCTCCGAAATTGAATATTGAGGGGAGTGGACTGCAGCACTGTTGCAACGTAAGCGTCTCTATGCTGAACAATGTTATATAAAGAAGGATATTGGAGTGCGAGGGGcgtctcccctagccatgtatcctcccagatcCTTGTAGCGGTACCGTTGCCAACTATGAACCTTATCCTATCGAAAAAGAGTGGTCTAACTCTCATCAATCCTTTCCAAAAAGGCGAATCAGTCGGCCTCACTGTCTCCTGGGACAAGGTTCTAGAGTGAAGGTACTTATTACGCAAGATCTGAGCCCATGTGGCCTCCGTCTCGACAGAAAGCTTAAACATCCACTTGCTAAGGAGACACCTGTTCTTCAATTCCAGattctcaatacctagacccccttggtctttcggcctacaaatgatatcccatttagcaagtctgtactttcgcttaagttcatcactctgccataAGAAGCGTGATCGATAGAAGTCTAGCCTCTTCCGGACTCCAACCGGTACCTCGAAAAAGGAGAGAAGAAACATGGGCATACTCGTGAGGACCGAATTAATGAGAATTAACcgtcctccgtatgacatgagcttaccttTCCAGCAGCTCaatttcttctcaaatcggtcctcaATGCACTTACATTGTCTGTtggtcagcttacgatggtgaataggTATACCTAACACGTGAAAGGTAAAGCCCCCAATTCACAACGAAACAATTGTTTGTACGCATCTTGGTCATCATTAACTCTTCTGAGGCAGAACAATTCGCTCTTgtcaaagttaatctttaacccggacaactgttcgaataagcataacacGAGCTTCATGTTTTGCGCTTTTGCCAGGTcgtgctccatgaagatgatagtgtcatcagcgtactgtagaatggatacacctccatcaactaaGTGCAGGACGAGGCCACCTACCTGACCCacgtccttagcccttcctatcagaaTTGTCAACATATCGACCACTATGTTGAACATAGGTGACATCGGATCTCCGTGCCTCGGCCCTTTTTGTGTTTGGAAatagtgacctatgtcatcattcactttaatcccaACGCTCCCTTTTTGTGTGAAAGAGTCAACCTGGTGTCTCCAGGCgtgatcaaaacctttcatacgcaatgcctgttgAAGGAAGGGCCATTTGGCCTTGTCGTGCGCTTTCTCACACTAgtgtagaaccgggcaatagcaccggttcgtaaggccctttagtgccggttcggtaaccggcactaaagtgtaggcactaaagccccccccccctctttagtaccggttcagcacgaagcggtgctaaagggcaaccacgtggcacgagctagcttcaggggcagggagccctttagtaccggttggtgttgtcgtggttctaactcttacagtgatgtaggggggtaagtatggagaggctagatctcagctattgagaagttgtaaacacaccaagatgtacgagttcaggcccttcgcggaggaagtaacagccctacgtctcggtgcccggaggcggtcgattggattactggcgtgtgaataacaggggtgcgaacccttcatactgaggagggggtggcttatatagagttcgccggccccctcctgccctcagtaatgcagggtttgaggtacatttaaggtcgggcgttactggtaacacccctaataaagtgctatgatgaccataaagactacttaacagttgaccgtttgcctgcggagtgactgtaggtctcctggcggtcgagtggttggcttcatggtcgagtgatagctttctggtcgagtgtcttgagtccgttgagtgggataccttcaagtcgattgaaaggtgacttctcctagggatgtcctagggtagggctctttggacaggtccgtgcccctaccctaggtacatgtcttcatcattagcccccgaatggatcgaggttagagtggggaaagagttggagatcttttcgactggttctttgggctacgtgagcgcctcgttttgggtcaatcgtcacggatgacgtttccaacctttttcagtcgccttgatccattccaggcctttcgtagAGTGAATTTGTTTGCATGTGACATACCGAGCGCCGGCGTGAtcggggtcttctgttttgacaagttgttctgtgGCCCGCAGATGTCACAGGATTcagattttgggaagcgcgcgggacgggagcggccgcagtaatcggaagcgataaagtggaagctcctcgatccccgcgtcgcctttttgccacgtactgcgcgcgcgtctgctgcgggatttgactggatagcctgggcctaccagtcagccactcggaagcggtcccttataaatcgcaggctcggggtttccaagcaatgcgctctcttctcctcctttcttcttcctctctcccttcgcaagcccttccgccacctccgttttcgccccagcgcagcaggcccgtgcgagacttcgccggcgacgatgacgaagggcaagacctccgctctggagcgcgcgaagaaggcggcggcgcaggggaaggGAAAAAGATCggctcggggcggatcctcctctaggaccgctctgcccaaaggttggatccagggcgactggatgccgtcggtgctccatcaagaggatctcgacgacatggtcgaggggggagtcatccCCCACCAAGCCGCGCGTCTTCCGgggggagagatcgaacctcaaccccgcgttgatgagtgcgtgctcctagccacccacatcgaccgagggttttctctgccacCCCATCCCTTTTTCCGGAGTTTCcttaacttcttcggagcgcagctccatcacttcactcccaactccatcgccGCTTACATTTCTATTTGTGAGgccttcttgggttgccgcccccactggggactcttcaagcacatatttacATGTCGCTCTCAATCGGtcgagaaggccaagtcgagtgacgagaggacgcaggtgataCAGCTGTGCGGGGGTCTGGCGATCCAGGCGAGGGGGAAGAGTTGTTTTCCTTCCAtcactttcccggagtcggtccgcggTTGGCAGGCAACCTGGTTCAACTGTCAAGACCAGGCAaccccagggcagtcgactggacttcctccgttctctctcgaccgagctgaaaagcctgcttctctgaaagtgtcgccggaggaaagggcccaagtcaaagtgTTGGCCGGTCGAGTGGTCGagcttgtccgcgagggtgtgactgggatggacctgctggaggtcttcctccagaGGTGCATTCATCCGCTCCAggcccgtgaccacccgatgtggttgtactctggtctcaatgacaccactcggatccatccggaggaggtcaccgacgagatgctggaggggtggctgtcgagcatcacggggaacaaagacaacccccgaggagccaggaggataacTCCACTCGACAATTCGTATGAAGTGGACCAGGTATGCCTTGATGTTCCCGACTGAAATCTTGTTTTCTGCTTTGGTCTTTCTTGAGTTGgtcgattgactttcgtcttgtCTATTGCTTTTGAGGCgaccaccgagatgtactcgacgcccaacggggctcAGGAGCCACCtgtggaaggggaggcgagcggaggtgagagtggGGACGACCAAGGcaagtgggagtccgacggtgaaggaaAGGGAGACGACAacgtcgactccagcgaagaggaggaggaggaggtcgaaccCCCTCGCTCGGAGGGGCGGTCCAAGAACACACACGACCCAGTGCgggaacgtggcaaggcgactgctTCTGTTGGGCAGTCGttgaaacgccctcggacctcttctcctacgccgactgggaAGGTTCCCAAGCACCCACGCACGCCGctatccaagccgcccaaggccctgcccaagatgaagatagttGTCCCTACCATTTCCGGGAAATAATAAAACTTGCTTTCCTTCGTCGACCATGGACAGATCCTTGGTCAATTCATTGAGCTAACTGACtgactttcgagatttgcagcgctgctacttctgaggtctccgccaaggacggtgaccaagagatggaggatgctgttacctccaaccctggtacggttACTGACGTTCTGCTTTGAGTCGACTGATCATTTATTGCAACCCTGGTCGATTGAACCTTtcctttgtagcccctcctcatgttatcgacctcccggatgacgacgacaatggTCCGTTCagagtgaggaggcacaagagggcgtcggctgacaagaccccccaatccgctccggcgtccgaggccgagggtcgggatggtggtgacaccactcgggcttcagtgaccttcgccgttcctctggcgagtgcgcggccctcgtcgtcgactgcggatccgtcttcgctttttgctgcgtatcccgtccctgaggaccaagcggctgctgcaaaggaggctatacgccaggcggggatcatgatggagcaagtgaagatggctcgggaggccagccaagcagcctatgacgcgagttcggctcttcagagcaacgtccaggtcagtcgactcaacacttggtctgttatgatatgctgtttgaagagtctcttttctgaagatcttttgtatctgtgtctgtacacccactgggtgtgtct
This window harbors:
- the LOC119357492 gene encoding cysteine-rich receptor-like protein kinase 10 codes for the protein MESLLLDLSTLKVATDDFAEHKMLGEGGFGVVYKGDLPEGQEIAVKRLSQTSRQGIEELKTELLLVAKLHHKNLVRLIGVCLEEHEKILVYEYMPNRSLDTILFAKIFSLLTDAEESKKLDWGKRSRIINGIIRGLQYLHEDSQLKIVHRDLKASNILLDSDYNPKISDFGLAKIFGGDRSQTVTHRILEHSTYGLHGYMSPEYAMRGQYSIKSDVFSLGVLILEIITGRRSHGPYDSEHDTDLINIAWEHWTKERAAELIDPTLRNHCPTDQLLKYIHIGLLCVQQKPADRPLMSAVNVMLSSSTVSLPSLSRPGFGAQEIGASSISEENPAKASSNKMSITELEPR